The following are encoded together in the Lactuca sativa cultivar Salinas chromosome 1, Lsat_Salinas_v11, whole genome shotgun sequence genome:
- the LOC128127185 gene encoding tetrahydroberberine oxidase-like: MKKYSQIRSCVFLLVLCLSFSNSWANLSSLVDVTPGTENFISCIQPKSNNVTSFSQQLIITPVNASFIPIWQVAVQNTRFLKPSTPKPSIIVTPVDETLVQKALFCAKKHGYEMRIRSGGHDYEGLSYTADVPFVMLDFTNMRSIDVDVANRSAWVQPGAVLGELYYSISQKTDTLYFPAGVCPTVGVGGYMGGGGYGNLLRKYGTAADNVVDVRFMDVNGNILDRKSMGKDLFWAIRGGGASSFGIVLAWKLRLVPVPEKVTVFILNKTLEEGATKIFHKYQYVAPTIDRNLHIRTQVFAEYIGNTTKKTIRIMFEGIYQGTRDTLLPLLDEKFPELGVRREICEEIRSIQSTVVFWGLPSSTPIEILTNRSAIAKLNNKSKSDYVRTPIPIRGLRKIWRKLIQNDGSALLMINPFGGRMADYSESAIPYPHRAGVLLQILKTVNFNGQTSDTTPTSLKRIMWLRSLDELLTPYVSKNPREAYSNYNDLDLGVGSSNYEEASLWGERYRKRDNFQKLIRIKAKVDPDNFFPRPQSIPVF, from the coding sequence ATGAAGAAGTACTCTCAAATACGCTCCTGTGTCTTCCTTCTGGTTCTTTGTCTTTCCTTTTCTAACTCATGGGCAAACTTATCTTCCCTTGTTGATGTTACACCAGGTACGGAAAATTTCATAAGTTGCATACAGCCCAAATCCAACAATGTCACCTCCTTCTCTCAGCAGCTCATTATCACACCTGTCAATGCTTCTTTCATTCCCATTTGGCAAGTCGCAGTGCAAAACACTAGGTTCCTTAAACCCTCGACTCCTAAACCATCAATCATCGTGACACCTGTGGATGAAACACTTGTCCAAAAGGCTCTATTCTGCGCAAAGAAACATGGGTACGAGATGAGGATCAGGAGTGGGGGCCATGACTATGAAGGCCTATCATACACTGCTGATGTTCCCTTTGTTATGCTTGATTTCACCAACATGAGGTCTATAGACGTGGACGTAGCTAACAGGAGCGCATGGGTCCAGCCAGGTGCTGTGCTTGGTGAACTCTATTACAGTATTTCTCAGAAGACCGACACCTTGTATTTCCCGGCAGGTGTTTGCCCCACGGTGGGTGTTGGCGGGTACATGGGCGGTGGTGGCTACGGAAACCTACTGAGGAAATATGGTACTGCTGCTGATAATGTTGTGGACGTTCGCTTTATGGATGTCAATGGAAATATTCTTGACAGGAAGTCCATGGGTAAGGATTTGTTTTGGGCAATACGAGGAGGTGGTGCTTCCAGTTTTGGAATCGTTCTCGCATGGAAGCTCAGGTTGGTTCCGGTTCCAGAAAAAGTAACTGTATTCATACTGAATAAAACTTTGGAAGAAGGGGCAACCAAAATTTTCCATAAATATCAATACGTTGCGCCAACTATTGATAGAAATCTACACATAAGAACTCAGGTGTTTGCCGAATATATTGGCAACACCACCAAGAAAACCATACGGATTATGTTCGAAGGAATTTATCAGGGAACAAGGGACACATTGCTTCCGTTGCTGGACGAAAAATTTCCTGAGCTCGGTGTTAGACGAGAGATTTGTGAAGAAATTAGAAGCATCCAATCGACCGTTGTGTTTTGGGGCCTGCCAAGCTCCACCCCAATTGAGATCCTCACGAACCGGTCTGCTATAGCCAAGCTGAACAATAAAAGCAAATCAGACTATGTCCGGACACCAATTCCCATACGCGGTCTAAGAAAGATATGGAGAAAGCTCATTCAAAACGACGGATCGGCACTTCTCATGATCAATCCTTTTGGCGGAAGGATGGCTGATTACTCAGAGTCAGCAATTCCATATCCTCATAGAGCTGGGGTGTTGTTACAGATTCTCAAGACTGTTAATTTTAACGGTCAAACTTCAGACACGACCCCTACATCGCTCAAGAGAATAATGTGGCTTCGAAGCTTGGACGAGTTACTGACGCCTTATGTCTCAAAGAACCCAAGAGAAGCATATTCCAACTACAATGATCTAGATTTGGGTGTTGGAAGTTCTAATTATGAAGAAGCCAGTCTTTGGGGTGAGAGGTACCGGAAAAGGGACAATTTTCAGAAGTTGATTCGAATCAAGGCCAAAGTTGATCCGGATAATTTCTTCCCGCGTCCACAAAGTATCCCTGTTTTCTAA